One stretch of Leadbetterella byssophila DSM 17132 DNA includes these proteins:
- a CDS encoding SusC/RagA family TonB-linked outer membrane protein, with protein MKKLLPMLMWCLLIPALLKAQEIEVSGTVTSADDGSPLPGVTVMIKETQKGALTDINGKYTISAPSNSTITLSYIGFKPVSQSVNGRKTIDFKMESDLQALSEVIVTGYHTQNLREVSGSITSIKSKDIAQVPLASFDQALQGRAPGLLVQANSGQPGAAANILIRGKGSVLGSNTPLYIMDGVEITAQDFATLNPSDFESISVLKDAASTAQYGSRGANGVILISSKQGKVGKTKINYDFQTGYSTLPTNKLVLMNSQEKLQYEMDRGNPYGWTEEDLARLRLVDTDWEDVFFRKGKTNAHTLSASGGSGKTTYFTSASIFDQTGTVPNTGLKRYTGRLNVNSSAGDFDFGINSTFGYSDYTNTSEANTGIATPLNAIRWSNPYETPYTETGEYTQMASGQPNALQELLENTNLRNQIKGVGNVFIQYRVPFLKGLVARTSWGGDFRSNENSAYVNPTTYSGGFATGGQGSYGRAYAKQFRYTGTTSLRYTVPMPELHNLSVGVFNEVVKTTSNSFNFTGYGLGGAFNNEAGITPGNSTNGFIPSVGGSGTANALLSYFGDVKYSYKNRYFLELNGRRDGSSRFGDNKKWANFGSVGLSWIVSDEAFFSGLKSTFNELKYKISYGSSGNQAGIGDFQSRELYSRSVYAGVGGLVQSQLANPDLQWERKSVFNTGIELSTFNGRLSVTAEYYNSITSDLFLNQQLSRTTGYSSIVSNIGSLQNSGFEFFVDGDVIRTKSFRWALNASLTANKNKVKSLIGGETEIISGNFINRIGEPMNSLYVVEYAGVNPANGNPLYINSEGVAGEAYSPNFRKIVGTSEVPFFGGFGTAISYKGIAVDAFFSFVSGNKIFNNDRANVENPAYLYDNLSKELTTFWRKEGDITNIPRPGATFRSATTRFVEDGDFLRLRNLNVSYTLPSALVNSWKLSTIRVFAQGQNLFTWTKFLGFDPEMSTTSLTGAQYPALRTITFGLNVGF; from the coding sequence ATGAAAAAACTTCTACCTATGTTAATGTGGTGCTTGCTAATACCCGCACTACTAAAAGCGCAGGAAATAGAGGTCTCCGGTACGGTAACCTCTGCTGATGATGGCTCCCCGCTGCCCGGGGTGACCGTAATGATCAAAGAAACCCAAAAGGGAGCTTTGACAGACATAAACGGAAAGTACACCATCAGTGCACCTTCTAACTCCACCATCACCTTGAGTTACATCGGGTTTAAACCGGTTTCTCAGAGCGTAAATGGAAGAAAAACCATCGATTTTAAGATGGAATCTGACTTACAAGCACTTTCTGAAGTGATTGTAACAGGTTATCACACACAAAACTTAAGAGAAGTCTCTGGATCCATCACTTCCATAAAGTCCAAAGACATAGCACAGGTTCCTTTAGCCTCCTTTGACCAAGCACTGCAGGGTAGAGCACCCGGACTCTTGGTTCAAGCTAACTCCGGTCAGCCCGGTGCTGCAGCTAACATCCTAATTAGAGGTAAAGGCTCTGTTCTTGGAAGTAACACCCCTCTCTATATCATGGATGGAGTGGAGATCACCGCACAAGATTTTGCTACCCTTAACCCTTCTGACTTTGAAAGCATCTCCGTATTAAAAGATGCAGCATCTACTGCTCAGTACGGTTCCAGAGGGGCAAACGGAGTTATCCTAATCAGCTCAAAGCAAGGTAAAGTAGGTAAAACCAAAATCAATTATGACTTCCAGACGGGATACTCTACCCTGCCTACAAACAAATTAGTACTGATGAATTCTCAAGAGAAATTACAGTATGAAATGGACAGAGGAAATCCTTACGGTTGGACAGAAGAAGATCTTGCCCGTCTTAGACTGGTAGATACAGACTGGGAGGATGTATTCTTTAGAAAAGGTAAAACCAATGCCCATACTTTGAGTGCATCTGGTGGCTCAGGAAAAACTACTTATTTTACATCCGCCTCTATCTTTGACCAAACCGGTACCGTACCAAATACTGGCCTTAAAAGATACACCGGAAGATTAAACGTGAACAGTAGCGCAGGAGATTTTGATTTCGGTATCAATTCAACGTTCGGATATTCAGATTACACCAACACCTCTGAAGCAAACACAGGTATTGCTACACCTCTAAATGCTATCCGCTGGTCTAACCCTTATGAAACGCCTTATACTGAAACGGGTGAATATACTCAGATGGCTTCTGGTCAACCAAATGCCCTTCAAGAGCTTTTAGAAAACACAAACTTAAGAAACCAAATCAAAGGAGTAGGTAATGTGTTTATCCAGTATAGAGTGCCATTCCTAAAAGGACTTGTAGCGAGAACTTCTTGGGGAGGGGACTTCAGATCTAATGAAAATTCAGCTTACGTTAATCCAACTACCTATTCAGGAGGATTCGCTACTGGAGGACAAGGTAGTTACGGTAGAGCCTACGCGAAACAATTCCGTTACACAGGAACCACTTCACTTCGCTACACCGTTCCTATGCCGGAACTTCATAACTTATCTGTAGGAGTATTCAATGAAGTAGTAAAAACAACATCAAACTCCTTTAACTTCACAGGATACGGACTAGGTGGTGCCTTTAATAATGAGGCAGGTATTACTCCAGGAAACTCCACAAACGGCTTTATCCCTAGTGTAGGTGGTTCTGGTACAGCTAATGCCTTACTATCCTACTTCGGAGATGTTAAATATAGCTATAAAAACCGTTACTTCTTAGAGCTAAATGGTAGAAGAGACGGTTCTTCTCGCTTTGGAGATAATAAAAAGTGGGCGAATTTCGGTTCAGTAGGTTTGAGTTGGATTGTATCTGACGAAGCCTTCTTCTCCGGGTTAAAAAGCACATTTAATGAATTGAAATATAAGATCAGCTATGGATCTTCCGGTAATCAAGCCGGAATAGGCGACTTCCAATCGCGCGAACTTTATTCTCGCTCCGTATATGCAGGTGTGGGCGGCTTAGTACAATCCCAATTAGCTAACCCTGATTTACAATGGGAAAGAAAAAGCGTGTTCAATACCGGAATCGAGCTAAGTACCTTTAATGGAAGACTAAGCGTAACGGCTGAATACTATAACTCCATCACTTCTGATTTATTCTTGAACCAGCAGTTATCCAGAACCACAGGCTATTCTTCTATAGTATCTAACATTGGCTCGTTACAAAACTCAGGTTTTGAATTCTTCGTAGACGGTGATGTGATCAGAACCAAATCCTTCCGCTGGGCTTTGAATGCTAGCTTGACCGCCAATAAGAACAAAGTGAAATCCCTAATCGGTGGAGAAACTGAGATCATTAGCGGGAACTTTATCAACCGCATTGGAGAACCAATGAACTCACTTTACGTAGTAGAATACGCCGGTGTAAACCCCGCTAACGGTAACCCTCTTTACATCAACAGCGAAGGGGTTGCAGGAGAGGCCTACAGCCCTAACTTCCGCAAGATTGTAGGTACCTCTGAGGTTCCTTTCTTCGGTGGATTCGGTACAGCTATAAGCTATAAAGGAATTGCAGTAGACGCCTTCTTCTCCTTTGTATCCGGTAACAAAATCTTTAATAATGACCGTGCAAACGTAGAAAACCCGGCTTATCTCTATGACAACCTTTCTAAAGAGTTAACTACTTTCTGGAGAAAAGAAGGAGATATCACAAACATTCCTAGACCTGGAGCTACCTTCCGTTCTGCTACTACTCGCTTCGTAGAAGATGGAGATTTCCTACGCCTTAGAAACTTAAACGTTTCATATACTTTGCCAAGTGCTTTGGTTAACTCTTGGAAACTAAGCACCATTAGAGTATTTGCACAAGGACAGAACTTGTTCACTTGGACGAAATTCTTAGGATTTGACCCGGAAATGTCTACTACCAGTTTGACTGGAGCGCAGTACCCTGCCCTAAGAACAATCACCTTTGGATTAAATGTTGGGTTTTAA
- a CDS encoding serine hydrolase: protein MLLLIIFSLFSEIMEQDKKLFEQGFNQCQISVFQELLTDDFEFYHDKSGKSDKEGFIRDTQRFICGSSVKRQHLDSEVYPMYKADTLYAALQEGRHTFSENGIIVGHARFSHLWIKQDGKWKLSRSLSFAHQSIEEHLKLLISAPVWAIGIMKDGEWKGKFYNNSNAESRFNVASLTKPITALAVLKLVDKGEWDLDTPLYTYWTDPDLTQDPRSRILNTRHILSHQSGLPNWREENLAFQFDPGTQYQYSGEGFEYLRRAIEKKFQKKWEIIVEELLFAPLQMTKTSWIASPAVAAYKANGESYLPIKKVSVNAADDLYTTLSDYGKFLKYIVEGAGLSTDLYQDFLKGYVQTKKGKYFALGLEQYLLSDGEKIYAHGGSDEGSKCIFFLHPESNEGLLIFSSSDIGYELYEPIMKIFWGEKGKQIIRLETD from the coding sequence ATGCTATTACTCATCATCTTCAGCCTGTTTTCAGAAATCATGGAACAGGATAAAAAATTATTTGAACAAGGATTTAATCAATGTCAGATCTCCGTCTTCCAAGAACTGCTTACGGATGATTTTGAGTTCTATCACGACAAAAGCGGAAAATCTGATAAGGAGGGATTCATAAGAGATACCCAAAGGTTCATCTGCGGATCAAGCGTAAAGAGGCAGCATCTAGATTCTGAAGTGTACCCCATGTACAAAGCTGACACCCTGTACGCAGCGCTGCAGGAAGGCAGGCATACCTTTTCTGAAAACGGAATTATAGTTGGTCACGCCCGTTTTTCCCATCTTTGGATAAAACAAGATGGAAAGTGGAAACTGTCCCGCTCCTTAAGCTTTGCTCATCAATCTATAGAAGAACATTTGAAACTTTTAATTTCTGCACCCGTTTGGGCTATAGGCATCATGAAGGATGGGGAATGGAAGGGCAAATTCTACAACAACTCCAATGCTGAATCCAGATTCAATGTAGCGTCCTTAACTAAACCCATAACAGCTTTAGCGGTGTTAAAGCTGGTGGATAAAGGAGAATGGGACCTAGATACCCCTTTATATACCTATTGGACGGATCCGGACCTAACCCAGGACCCTAGAAGCAGGATCTTAAACACTAGGCATATCCTCTCTCACCAAAGCGGTCTCCCTAATTGGAGAGAAGAGAATTTAGCTTTCCAGTTTGATCCGGGCACCCAATACCAATACTCCGGAGAAGGGTTTGAATACCTTAGAAGAGCTATTGAAAAGAAGTTCCAAAAAAAGTGGGAGATCATAGTTGAAGAACTATTGTTTGCTCCCTTACAAATGACTAAAACATCTTGGATCGCCTCCCCTGCTGTGGCTGCTTACAAGGCTAATGGAGAATCTTATCTCCCAATAAAGAAGGTCTCAGTCAATGCTGCGGATGACCTTTACACCACTTTATCTGACTATGGAAAGTTTCTAAAATACATAGTGGAGGGGGCCGGCTTATCTACTGATTTATATCAAGACTTCCTGAAAGGATATGTCCAAACAAAGAAAGGAAAATACTTCGCTTTAGGTCTGGAGCAGTATCTCCTATCAGACGGTGAAAAGATCTATGCGCACGGCGGATCTGACGAGGGCAGTAAATGCATATTCTTCCTTCATCCTGAGAGCAATGAAGGCTTACTCATCTTTAGTAGCTCTGACATAGGATACGAACTTTATGAACCTATAATGAAAATCTTCTGGGGAGAAAAAGGAAAGCAAATTATCAGATTAGAAACGGATTAG
- a CDS encoding helix-turn-helix domain-containing protein: protein MNQLKLYREKRQFTQEELSEISGISVRTIQRIEAGNPLKGYTLRTLAKHLECAEEDLIRKEEPSTPLKWINLSSLLILPPLNLMAPYFLSKYWKVNSPLVKQMIDVQFMWSILAPIVFFLGISLKLGNVFTIYLMAGIYLSNVFIILYNTYTLDQRNELGIRLKFSIF from the coding sequence ATGAACCAACTCAAACTATACCGAGAAAAACGGCAATTCACCCAGGAGGAGCTGTCTGAGATTAGCGGGATTTCCGTGAGAACCATCCAAAGGATAGAAGCAGGAAACCCTTTAAAAGGCTATACATTAAGAACCTTAGCAAAACATCTGGAATGTGCAGAGGAGGATCTCATACGTAAGGAAGAACCTTCTACTCCACTCAAATGGATCAATTTATCATCTCTATTGATTCTTCCTCCTTTAAATTTGATGGCTCCTTACTTCTTATCTAAGTATTGGAAAGTAAATAGCCCTCTGGTCAAACAGATGATAGACGTGCAGTTCATGTGGTCCATCCTTGCCCCCATAGTCTTCTTTCTAGGAATCTCCTTAAAACTGGGAAACGTATTTACGATCTATCTTATGGCTGGAATCTACTTGAGTAATGTTTTCATCATTCTTTACAATACCTACACCCTAGACCAAAGGAATGAGCTGGGAATCCGATTAAAATTCAGCATTTTTTAG
- a CDS encoding RagB/SusD family nutrient uptake outer membrane protein, producing MKRIYLSLLLTAGLTTSCSDVLNVEPEYVKDGNQIFTNLRDYEFALTGAYAQFRTVGYYGSGGQTTSTWGNLPDMMSDILAQTGDDLANWQNQSNWEYETNENDLEVAWLAAFGIISQANLTLRNIEQFSSTSPKAVNRIKGQALAIRGLVHFDLLRFWGESYGFNDSSKGIPFVDQVDIMQKPARLSVAESWTKIFKDLTEAETLLGDVDQAINSGTAKSYIDANAVRAILARANLYAGRYAEAENYASQVISAVPLATSKAAFESIWSDAGITEVLWKVPFSAGEGSPSSGLHNGPSNRNRFRPTSTALALYDQEADIRYAAYFTDRNAANGTPRKIVKKFLGRGDAIDNLVDWKAFRVAEQYLIRAEALALQNKTDLANADLNALRAARITGYTAKSYSGQELLNEIADERIRELIGEGHRFFDLKRTTKVVERKDPSQLASTVLTLPSSHRAWTWPIPQSEMDANDSMAGQQTTGY from the coding sequence ATGAAGAGAATATATTTAAGTTTATTACTTACCGCAGGATTAACCACCTCTTGCTCTGATGTATTGAATGTAGAGCCAGAATACGTTAAAGACGGAAATCAGATCTTTACTAATCTGCGCGACTATGAATTTGCCTTGACCGGTGCCTATGCACAGTTCAGAACCGTTGGCTACTATGGAAGCGGCGGACAAACCACCAGCACCTGGGGTAACCTCCCTGATATGATGTCAGATATTTTAGCCCAAACCGGAGATGATCTAGCCAACTGGCAGAACCAGTCCAACTGGGAATACGAAACCAATGAAAACGACCTGGAAGTGGCATGGCTTGCAGCTTTTGGCATCATTTCTCAAGCTAATTTGACTTTAAGAAATATTGAACAATTTAGCTCTACTTCTCCAAAAGCAGTAAACCGAATAAAAGGTCAAGCTTTAGCTATCAGAGGTCTGGTTCATTTTGACTTACTTAGATTCTGGGGCGAAAGCTATGGTTTCAATGATTCCAGCAAAGGTATCCCATTCGTAGATCAAGTGGATATCATGCAAAAACCCGCCAGACTTAGCGTAGCGGAAAGCTGGACAAAGATCTTTAAAGATCTAACAGAAGCGGAAACCCTGCTTGGTGATGTGGATCAGGCCATCAATTCCGGAACGGCCAAGTCATATATTGACGCAAATGCAGTAAGAGCCATATTAGCCAGAGCTAATTTGTATGCAGGTAGATATGCTGAAGCAGAAAACTATGCCTCACAAGTAATATCTGCAGTGCCTCTAGCTACCTCTAAAGCAGCTTTTGAGTCCATCTGGTCAGATGCTGGAATCACTGAGGTACTTTGGAAAGTTCCATTTAGTGCAGGTGAAGGTTCTCCTTCTTCAGGTCTGCATAATGGACCATCAAACAGAAACCGCTTCCGCCCTACCAGCACTGCTCTGGCTCTGTATGACCAGGAAGCAGATATCAGATATGCCGCCTACTTTACAGATCGAAACGCTGCAAATGGAACTCCTAGAAAGATAGTGAAGAAGTTCCTAGGTAGAGGTGATGCTATTGATAACCTAGTAGACTGGAAAGCATTCCGCGTAGCTGAACAGTACCTCATCAGAGCCGAAGCACTTGCTTTGCAAAACAAAACTGACCTTGCTAATGCAGACTTGAATGCTTTAAGAGCAGCAAGGATTACAGGTTACACCGCTAAATCCTATAGTGGTCAAGAGTTGTTGAATGAAATTGCTGATGAGAGAATCCGTGAATTAATAGGAGAAGGACATAGATTCTTTGATCTTAAAAGAACAACTAAGGTGGTTGAAAGGAAAGATCCAAGCCAACTAGCCTCCACTGTATTAACGCTACCTTCGAGCCATAGAGCATGGACTTGGCCTATCCCTCAAAGTGAAATGGATGCCAATGACAGCATGGCTGGACAGCAAACTACCGGATACTAA
- a CDS encoding lipocalin family protein — protein MIKKTFLYFLSVGMLFLHSCKAIPEKATPVQNFELSRYLGKWYEIARLDIKFEKGLDHTTASYSLKSDGSVKVVNRGYDIKKDKWKEAIGKAKFRGEESVGALMVSFFGPFYSGYNVIALDDDYQYALVAGKDLDYLWILSRTTELPGDVKENFLRAAEDIGYNTQDLIWVNQK, from the coding sequence ATGATAAAAAAAACCTTTCTGTATTTTCTGAGTGTGGGAATGCTTTTCCTGCATTCCTGTAAAGCCATCCCTGAAAAGGCCACTCCCGTTCAAAATTTTGAACTTTCAAGATATTTAGGGAAATGGTATGAAATAGCCAGATTAGATATCAAGTTTGAAAAAGGACTTGATCATACTACCGCTTCTTACTCATTAAAGAGTGATGGCTCTGTAAAAGTAGTGAACCGCGGATACGATATTAAGAAGGACAAATGGAAAGAAGCTATTGGAAAAGCTAAATTCCGCGGAGAAGAGTCTGTAGGCGCACTAATGGTTTCGTTTTTTGGGCCATTTTACTCTGGTTATAATGTGATAGCCCTGGATGATGATTACCAATATGCGCTAGTTGCAGGTAAAGATCTAGATTATCTATGGATTCTCTCCAGAACTACTGAATTACCCGGTGATGTAAAAGAAAATTTCCTCCGTGCAGCCGAAGACATAGGTTATAATACCCAGGATCTCATTTGGGTAAACCAGAAGTAA
- a CDS encoding zinc-dependent metalloprotease: MKQIFLFWALFFSYSVLAQDFDTHLKDTRKASGFFDFYVNENKGKIYLEVKNTGEEFLYYTSLARGIGSNDLGLDRGKVGRGKVVKFIQAGNKLLLIEPNYSYRATSSDPLERKAVQESFASSVLFGFEILGRKDGSFLVDFTPFLLRDGDGTAQTISMNRQGNYSFDASRSGLFLENCKSFPLNTEFEATITLSGSGAGPFLRSVVPSVEHVTVHQHHSFVKSPEPGYKPRELDTRIGYFGTDYFDYSSPIDQPIVKKLIARHRLEKKYPNQAISEPVKPIVYYLDSGVPEPIRSALFEGATWWNQAFEAAGFKDAFQVKMLPADADPMDVRYNLIQWVHRSTRGWSYGASITDPRTGEILKGKVTLGSLRVRQDYLIAQGLTGDFDSGKEQPHLVKMALDRLKQLSAHEIGHTLGLPHNYVASVAGRASVMDYPHPTVKLTDGKIDLSDAYAMGIGEFDKMAIRWGYEQFPEGVDEKKALNDMAKQLISAGYKFLSDGDARPDGSVHPQTHLWDNGSSATEELKHIMAVRKIALQGFGPNRIPAGTPYANLEEVLVPIYMLHRFQTQAAAKVLGGAYYNFGVKGDVLPVFEPATSKEQWEAFDALMSTLDPEFLALSPEVLKLIPPRAYRFGANIRETFRKRTGLTFDPLGPVEAASYLTMGLMLNPERASRLAVQKVYDKSLPSLSEVLQKMTQSLWKNPAISGTDYKAQIRRLNAVMYLTELMKLSQSKGASLEAKISAHAAISEIKALTKTASAWNAWVQTLIRNFEENPKSFEPENFHIAPDGQPIDQDYDWLGIDCEHEH, translated from the coding sequence ATGAAACAAATCTTCCTCTTTTGGGCACTGTTTTTCAGTTATTCTGTCCTGGCCCAGGATTTTGATACCCACTTAAAAGATACTAGGAAAGCCTCAGGGTTTTTTGACTTTTATGTCAATGAAAACAAGGGCAAAATTTACCTCGAGGTAAAGAATACCGGAGAGGAATTCCTGTATTATACCAGCCTTGCCCGTGGTATTGGTTCGAATGATCTCGGACTAGACAGAGGTAAGGTGGGAAGAGGCAAAGTGGTGAAGTTTATTCAAGCCGGCAATAAGCTTTTATTGATCGAGCCAAATTATTCTTATAGAGCCACTTCTTCGGATCCCTTAGAAAGAAAAGCCGTTCAAGAATCCTTTGCTAGTTCGGTACTTTTTGGATTTGAGATTTTGGGTAGAAAAGACGGAAGCTTCCTGGTAGATTTTACTCCATTCCTGCTGAGAGATGGAGACGGGACAGCGCAAACTATATCCATGAACCGACAAGGGAATTATTCTTTTGATGCCAGTAGATCCGGTCTATTCTTAGAAAATTGTAAATCTTTCCCTTTAAATACAGAATTTGAAGCTACCATCACTTTGAGTGGTTCGGGTGCTGGTCCATTCCTCAGATCTGTGGTGCCTAGTGTAGAGCACGTGACGGTACACCAGCATCATTCCTTTGTTAAATCTCCGGAGCCGGGCTATAAACCCCGAGAGTTAGATACGAGAATCGGATACTTTGGTACGGATTATTTTGACTATTCAAGTCCTATTGACCAGCCTATAGTAAAGAAATTGATAGCTCGTCACCGTCTAGAAAAGAAATATCCTAACCAGGCCATTAGTGAGCCGGTGAAACCTATCGTGTATTATTTAGATTCTGGTGTTCCAGAGCCTATCCGTTCAGCATTATTTGAAGGGGCTACCTGGTGGAATCAGGCTTTTGAAGCTGCCGGTTTCAAAGATGCTTTTCAGGTAAAAATGCTTCCTGCTGATGCTGATCCTATGGATGTGCGCTATAATCTGATTCAATGGGTGCATAGAAGTACCAGAGGATGGTCTTATGGAGCAAGTATCACTGACCCTAGAACCGGTGAGATCTTGAAAGGAAAAGTAACCTTAGGTTCATTACGTGTTCGTCAAGACTATTTGATTGCCCAAGGACTTACAGGCGATTTTGATTCAGGAAAGGAACAGCCTCATTTGGTAAAGATGGCCTTAGATAGATTGAAGCAGCTGTCTGCTCATGAGATAGGGCATACTCTGGGATTGCCTCATAACTATGTAGCAAGTGTGGCGGGTAGAGCCTCTGTGATGGATTATCCTCATCCTACCGTAAAACTCACAGACGGAAAGATTGATCTTTCAGACGCTTATGCTATGGGAATTGGGGAATTTGATAAAATGGCTATACGCTGGGGGTATGAACAGTTCCCTGAAGGGGTAGATGAGAAGAAGGCATTGAATGATATGGCGAAGCAATTGATCTCCGCAGGATATAAATTCTTGTCGGATGGAGATGCTCGTCCTGACGGTTCAGTACATCCACAAACGCATCTTTGGGACAATGGATCCAGTGCTACTGAGGAGCTAAAGCATATTATGGCGGTACGGAAAATAGCTTTACAAGGTTTTGGGCCTAACAGAATTCCTGCAGGCACACCTTATGCAAACTTAGAAGAGGTATTAGTTCCGATTTATATGTTGCACCGTTTCCAAACTCAAGCTGCGGCCAAGGTTTTAGGAGGAGCTTATTATAATTTTGGAGTGAAAGGAGATGTTCTTCCCGTTTTTGAACCTGCGACTTCAAAAGAGCAATGGGAGGCATTTGATGCGTTGATGAGTACTCTGGATCCGGAGTTCTTAGCCTTATCTCCAGAGGTGCTGAAGTTGATTCCACCTAGAGCCTATAGGTTTGGAGCTAATATCAGAGAGACTTTCCGCAAGAGAACGGGCTTAACTTTTGATCCGCTGGGACCTGTGGAGGCAGCTTCCTACCTGACTATGGGATTGATGCTGAATCCTGAAAGGGCTAGCAGATTAGCGGTTCAAAAGGTATACGATAAGAGTCTACCTTCTCTTAGCGAAGTTTTGCAGAAGATGACTCAAAGTTTATGGAAGAATCCGGCCATTTCCGGTACGGACTACAAGGCACAGATCAGAAGATTAAATGCAGTGATGTATTTAACCGAACTGATGAAGCTTAGCCAATCCAAGGGAGCCTCATTAGAAGCAAAGATTTCCGCGCATGCTGCTATATCGGAAATCAAGGCATTGACCAAAACTGCTTCTGCGTGGAATGCTTGGGTTCAAACTTTGATTCGTAACTTTGAAGAGAATCCGAAGTCATTTGAACCGGAGAACTTCCATATAGCACCTGACGGTCAGCCTATAGATCAGGATTACGACTGGTTAGGCATAGATTGTGAACATGAACATTAG